One bacterium genomic region harbors:
- a CDS encoding PDDEXK nuclease domain-containing protein, whose amino-acid sequence MPQKEIDHRDYAKFLDEIKKRITSARINAYRKLNAELIILYRDIGKKIVEKQEKFGWGKNIVEKLSEDLTSEFDGKKGFSPNNLWRMRIFYLTYKDSPKLAQLVQEIPWGQNIVIMQRIKNEEVKEYYIKSTIQFGWSRDVLMHQIEAEAHKQTKIKKMNNFRKALPAHLAEQADLAMKDNYALDFIDVSKPIQEREMERKLISDLKKFIAELGLGFCFIGNQYLIKLRDKEYYIDLLFFHRYLRCLVAFELKIGEFKPEYAGKMNFYLSLLDDNVRLPEENPSIGIILCKSRDKFEVEYALRDIQKPIGISDYKVTKKLPKGFNKSLPTAEMLKKGLE is encoded by the coding sequence ATGCCGCAAAAAGAAATAGACCATAGAGATTATGCAAAATTTTTGGATGAAATTAAGAAGAGAATTACTTCTGCACGGATTAATGCATATCGTAAATTAAATGCAGAGCTAATAATATTGTATAGGGATATTGGGAAAAAGATTGTTGAAAAACAGGAAAAATTTGGATGGGGGAAAAATATTGTTGAAAAGTTATCAGAAGATCTTACGTCCGAATTCGATGGTAAGAAAGGATTTTCGCCAAATAATCTTTGGCGGATGAGAATTTTTTATTTAACGTATAAAGATAGTCCAAAACTTGCACAGCTTGTGCAAGAAATTCCCTGGGGACAAAATATAGTAATTATGCAGCGTATTAAAAACGAAGAAGTGAAAGAATATTATATTAAAAGTACCATACAATTTGGCTGGAGCAGAGATGTTCTTATGCATCAGATAGAAGCAGAGGCTCATAAACAAACAAAGATAAAGAAAATGAATAATTTTCGCAAAGCCTTGCCGGCACACCTGGCAGAACAGGCCGACCTGGCCATGAAAGATAATTATGCCCTTGATTTTATCGACGTGTCTAAGCCGATACAAGAAAGAGAGATGGAAAGAAAACTTATTTCAGATTTAAAAAAGTTTATCGCTGAATTGGGTTTGGGATTTTGTTTTATAGGAAATCAATATCTAATTAAATTAAGAGATAAGGAATATTATATCGATCTTTTATTCTTTCACAGGTATTTACGCTGTCTTGTGGCATTTGAGTTGAAAATAGGTGAGTTTAAACCCGAATATGCAGGCAAAATGAATTTCTATTTAAGTTTACTCGATGACAATGTGCGATTACCGGAAGAAAATCCATCCATAGGGATTATTCTCTGCAAAAGTCGCGATAAGTTTGAAGTTGAATATGCCTTACGAGATATTCAAAAACCAATAGGTATTTCAGATTACAAAGTAACAAAAAAATTGCCAAAGGGCTTCAATAAATCACTTCCAACCGCTGAGATGTTAAAAAAAGGATTAGAATAA
- a CDS encoding YgjP-like metallopeptidase domain-containing protein yields the protein MVEEVRNILARWYKKHAKIVLSKRVKIYSKKLKLITPEIILANQSKRWGSCNRKGQIRFNWHIVMASMFLVDYVVAHELCHLKYANHSKNFWKMLGTILPDYEIRRERLRREGPKYYF from the coding sequence ATGGTCGAAGAAGTTAGAAATATATTGGCTCGTTGGTATAAAAAACACGCGAAAATAGTTTTATCCAAAAGGGTAAAAATATACTCGAAGAAATTAAAATTAATTACACCTGAGATAATTCTCGCTAATCAAAGCAAACGGTGGGGCAGTTGTAATCGGAAAGGCCAGATTCGTTTTAACTGGCATATTGTTATGGCGTCCATGTTCTTGGTGGATTATGTAGTTGCTCACGAGTTGTGCCATTTAAAATATGCGAACCATTCAAAAAATTTTTGGAAAATGCTTGGCACAATCCTTCCCGATTATGAAATTCGCCGCGAACGGCTTCGTAGAGAAGGTCCGAAGTATTATTTTTAA
- a CDS encoding type I restriction endonuclease subunit R encodes MITPDGNEINLSENPAVELLEKLGYAFVPSEKLDLERESLRDTVLVHRLEKKLEELNPWLSDENLKKAVRAVTNVPASSLIEANEKIYISLAHGLSLEQDIDGKGKKSHNVYFIDFDHPEKNEFIVTRQFKISGPKENIICDAVVFVNGIPLAVFECKSPTVHEPINKAIEQLFRYQELKDEYKNRGVPKLFETVQILIATCGQKAKFATVYAPYRHFLEWKEPYPITLDELSKKHTSRIFNKPPNPQDILIYGLLEKNNFLNIIRNFIAFEVESGRAIKKIARYQQFIAVNNAIRRIQEAKDSENRGGIIWHTQGSGKSLSMLWLAVKLKRCRKLENPMLIVVTDRIDLDNQIAGTFQRCGFPNPVQAESVKHLRELIQAGNGQSIMTTIQKFQELTNNEHPALSEAENIFVMVDEAHRTQYKNLAANMRQALPKSCFLGFTGTPIDKKDRSTIQTFGSYIHTYTIEQAVQDGATVPIYYESRLPDVHVHGANLDMLFNRYFQDYDEKEREEIKRKYVTEEIIGLASTRVEAICLDIIEHYEKFIMPNSFKAQIVTSSREAAIIYKDTLDRLNAPPSAVLISGSNNDPQRLKKHHKNQAEEKEIIRSFKEDPVERLAIIVVCDKLLTGFDAPVEQVMYIDSPLKEHTLLQAIARVNRTADKKDYGLIVDYWGISRDLQEALNVFKPSDIEDILRAITPKKDEIPRLEARYRAVMRFFDRADKSSLEDCIKILEPEDIRADFDVSFRRFSQSMDMVLPDPSALRYSADLRWLGKVRNAAKARFRDSALDLSSCGAKVRQLIEEHIRTNGVQKLLEPVSIFSKKFDEVVEALSSPEAKASEIEHAIRHEIHVHLEEDPVFYQSVKERLEKIIEEKKQERINAVEELKHLQALVNEARNMGKTAHDLGFSETEYALYKILSFETKTEKQEDNLVKEPAAQYGKKKDIHKDLTHSIMGSLEKLTVIDWIHKDDVQREMRRQIKGILREKGCQFEAIENLTAKIMDLARVRLAK; translated from the coding sequence ATGATTACCCCAGACGGGAACGAAATAAATTTATCTGAAAATCCGGCGGTTGAATTATTGGAAAAGCTTGGATATGCGTTTGTGCCGTCGGAAAAATTGGACTTAGAGCGGGAGAGTTTGAGAGATACTGTTTTGGTTCACCGCCTAGAAAAAAAGCTCGAAGAGCTTAATCCGTGGCTTTCTGATGAAAACCTTAAAAAAGCGGTAAGGGCTGTAACTAATGTTCCCGCGTCCAGTTTAATCGAGGCAAACGAGAAAATTTATATTTCTCTGGCGCATGGATTATCGCTTGAGCAGGATATTGATGGTAAAGGTAAAAAAAGTCATAATGTTTATTTTATAGATTTTGACCATCCTGAAAAAAATGAGTTTATTGTAACCCGGCAGTTTAAAATTTCCGGGCCGAAAGAAAATATTATATGCGATGCAGTGGTTTTTGTTAACGGGATACCTCTGGCTGTTTTTGAATGCAAAAGTCCCACTGTCCACGAGCCCATCAATAAAGCGATTGAACAGTTGTTCAGGTATCAGGAATTGAAAGATGAATATAAAAACAGGGGTGTCCCTAAATTATTTGAAACCGTTCAAATTCTTATTGCAACCTGCGGGCAGAAAGCGAAATTCGCGACTGTATACGCGCCGTACAGGCATTTCCTGGAATGGAAAGAGCCTTATCCAATTACTCTTGATGAACTAAGCAAAAAGCATACCTCCCGAATTTTTAACAAGCCTCCCAACCCGCAGGATATCCTTATCTATGGATTACTTGAAAAAAATAATTTTTTGAACATTATACGCAATTTTATCGCTTTTGAGGTGGAAAGTGGCCGGGCAATAAAAAAGATTGCAAGGTATCAGCAGTTTATCGCGGTAAATAATGCCATAAGGCGTATTCAGGAAGCTAAAGACTCTGAAAATCGCGGAGGGATTATCTGGCACACGCAGGGTTCGGGAAAATCACTGTCAATGTTATGGCTTGCGGTAAAGTTAAAACGGTGCAGGAAATTGGAAAATCCAATGTTAATTGTAGTGACAGACCGGATTGACCTTGATAACCAAATCGCCGGGACGTTTCAGCGATGCGGTTTTCCCAACCCCGTTCAGGCGGAAAGCGTAAAACACTTAAGAGAATTAATTCAGGCTGGAAACGGCCAGTCAATTATGACCACAATTCAAAAATTTCAGGAATTAACTAATAATGAACATCCTGCCCTGTCCGAAGCCGAAAACATTTTTGTAATGGTTGATGAAGCGCACAGGACACAATACAAAAACTTGGCGGCAAACATGAGACAGGCCTTACCAAAATCCTGTTTTTTGGGATTTACAGGCACCCCGATAGATAAGAAAGACAGAAGCACTATACAAACATTCGGCTCCTATATCCACACTTATACTATCGAGCAGGCTGTTCAGGACGGCGCGACTGTTCCAATATATTATGAAAGCAGGCTCCCGGATGTTCATGTCCATGGCGCGAATCTGGATATGCTTTTTAACAGGTATTTTCAGGACTATGATGAAAAGGAGCGGGAAGAGATTAAGCGAAAATACGTGACCGAAGAAATAATCGGGCTTGCCTCTACGCGCGTAGAGGCCATTTGTCTCGATATAATTGAACATTATGAAAAATTCATTATGCCTAACAGTTTTAAGGCCCAGATTGTGACTTCAAGCCGGGAGGCCGCGATAATATATAAAGATACCCTTGACAGGTTGAATGCTCCGCCTTCGGCAGTTTTAATTTCTGGAAGCAACAATGATCCACAGCGCCTTAAAAAGCATCATAAGAACCAGGCGGAAGAAAAAGAAATTATCCGGAGCTTTAAAGAAGATCCGGTGGAAAGATTGGCGATTATTGTTGTTTGCGACAAGCTGTTGACAGGTTTCGACGCGCCTGTCGAACAGGTTATGTATATTGACAGCCCGTTAAAAGAGCATACACTTTTACAGGCAATCGCCCGTGTTAACAGGACAGCCGACAAGAAAGATTATGGGCTTATAGTCGATTACTGGGGAATATCACGGGATTTGCAGGAGGCGTTAAATGTGTTTAAGCCTTCTGATATTGAAGATATTTTGCGGGCGATAACCCCTAAAAAAGATGAAATTCCCCGCCTTGAAGCCCGTTACAGGGCCGTAATGCGTTTCTTTGACAGAGCGGATAAATCCAGCCTTGAGGACTGCATAAAAATATTAGAACCGGAAGATATAAGGGCTGATTTTGATGTTTCATTTAGGCGTTTCAGCCAAAGTATGGACATGGTTTTACCCGATCCGTCCGCTTTAAGATATAGCGCGGATTTGAGATGGCTGGGTAAAGTAAGAAACGCGGCGAAAGCTCGTTTTCGCGATTCGGCTCTTGATTTATCAAGCTGTGGAGCAAAAGTCCGCCAGCTTATTGAAGAACATATCAGAACAAATGGAGTCCAGAAACTTCTGGAACCGGTATCAATATTTTCCAAAAAATTCGATGAAGTAGTTGAAGCCTTAAGTTCACCGGAAGCGAAGGCGAGTGAAATTGAACACGCTATTCGCCATGAGATACACGTTCATTTGGAGGAAGATCCCGTTTTTTATCAATCGGTTAAGGAGCGTCTTGAAAAAATTATCGAGGAAAAGAAACAAGAGAGAATAAATGCTGTTGAGGAACTCAAACATTTGCAGGCCCTTGTTAATGAAGCCCGAAATATGGGAAAAACCGCACATGATTTAGGATTTTCAGAGACAGAATATGCCTTATATAAAATTCTTTCGTTTGAAACCAAAACGGAAAAACAAGAGGATAATTTAGTTAAAGAACCAGCCGCTCAATATGGCAAAAAGAAAGATATCCATAAAGATTTGACTCATTCTATTATGGGATCATTAGAAAAACTTACTGTGATTGACTGGATTCATAAGGATGATGTCCAGCGTGAAATGAGAAGGCAGATAAAAGGAATTTTAAGAGAAAAGGGCTGTCAATTCGAGGCAATTGAAAATTTAACGGCTAAGATTATGGATTTGGCAAGAGTGAGGCTTGCAAAATAA
- a CDS encoding YgjP-like metallopeptidase domain-containing protein has product MIEKGTVSFGRKNINFFVKRSKKRKTVSVFVDPIEGVFLRAPFNLSIGFLSKLVHSKAVWIIDKQRHINEIREHLPKREFITGETFMYLGRQLRLKILESKNKPTITVKGGRFLVIIHGWSKKLEIYWLVGIKNTRK; this is encoded by the coding sequence ATGATAGAAAAAGGCACAGTCTCATTTGGCAGAAAAAATATAAACTTTTTTGTTAAACGCAGTAAAAAAAGAAAAACCGTAAGTGTTTTTGTTGATCCTATAGAAGGTGTTTTTTTAAGGGCGCCTTTTAACCTATCGATTGGTTTCCTTTCAAAATTAGTGCATTCCAAAGCTGTATGGATAATAGATAAACAGCGCCACATAAACGAAATCAGGGAGCATTTGCCAAAAAGAGAATTTATTACCGGCGAAACTTTTATGTATTTAGGGAGACAACTGCGGTTAAAAATACTGGAATCTAAAAATAAGCCGACAATTACTGTAAAAGGCGGCAGATTTTTAGTAATAATTCACGGATGGTCGAAGAAGTTAGAAATATATTGGCTCGTTGGTATAAAAAACACGCGAAAATAG
- a CDS encoding DUF503 domain-containing protein, with amino-acid sequence MKIGLLVLDFHLEACFSLKEKRHRLSCIRDKIGKQAIVAVCESGHHDSLESSQWAFLAISTSGKIVDKTLSEIEEYIDMNIDAQIVNSKRYNL; translated from the coding sequence TTGAAAATAGGTTTACTGGTTTTGGATTTTCACCTGGAGGCGTGTTTTTCGCTGAAGGAAAAGAGGCACCGCCTTTCATGCATAAGAGACAAGATAGGAAAACAGGCCATTGTTGCCGTCTGCGAAAGCGGCCATCATGACAGCCTGGAATCCAGCCAATGGGCTTTTTTAGCCATTTCGACAAGCGGGAAAATAGTGGACAAAACGCTCAGTGAAATTGAAGAATATATCGATATGAACATCGACGCCCAGATTGTAAATTCAAAACGGTATAATTTATAG